The proteins below come from a single Nostoc sp. KVJ3 genomic window:
- a CDS encoding substrate-binding domain-containing protein — MKQDSDLRNNLKSIRTRLGMSQQDLANIASVTRQTISGVESGLYAPSVAITLRLAKALGCQVEDLFWLERDLPEIEAVLAKPVPNGQQLRISIARVGGQWIAYPLIGKDAFRQDMIPADGEGTSQAGTNKVRVRLLDDNLDTLHNTVVIAGCAPVISLWARATERWHPQLRVQYNFANSMAALHSLCRGEAHIAGMHLYDPETGEYNTPFVRDVLAGREAVLITLGVWEEGLVLKPGNPMGIRTVKDLVAGGGTIVNREIGSGSRMLLEQTLQKEQIPFDAVQGFDNILKSHQDVAQAVGLGIADAGMSTASVATAFGLGFIPLHQSRYDLVILKEYLEVAPVQQLLSTLGHRMVHSQFEILGGYDISKIGEVVATV; from the coding sequence ATGAAGCAGGATAGTGACCTCCGTAATAACTTGAAGTCAATCAGAACTCGCTTAGGCATGAGCCAACAAGATTTGGCTAACATCGCTAGTGTAACTCGTCAAACAATTAGCGGTGTAGAGTCGGGACTATATGCTCCCTCAGTGGCCATAACACTTCGTTTGGCGAAGGCGCTTGGTTGTCAAGTAGAGGATCTATTCTGGTTAGAGCGGGATTTACCTGAAATTGAAGCCGTTCTTGCCAAACCTGTTCCTAATGGTCAGCAACTACGAATTAGCATAGCTCGTGTAGGCGGACAATGGATAGCTTATCCCTTGATTGGTAAGGATGCTTTTCGCCAAGATATGATTCCGGCTGACGGTGAAGGTACTAGCCAAGCAGGTACAAATAAAGTTCGAGTCCGTCTTTTAGACGATAATCTCGACACACTTCACAACACAGTTGTGATTGCTGGTTGTGCCCCTGTGATTTCATTGTGGGCAAGAGCCACCGAACGCTGGCATCCCCAACTGCGAGTCCAATATAACTTCGCCAATAGCATGGCTGCATTGCACAGTTTATGCAGAGGTGAGGCGCACATCGCAGGGATGCATCTGTACGATCCTGAAACTGGTGAGTATAATACTCCCTTTGTTCGAGATGTTCTGGCTGGTAGGGAAGCAGTTCTGATTACCCTTGGTGTTTGGGAAGAGGGACTTGTATTGAAGCCTGGCAACCCAATGGGAATTAGAACAGTTAAAGACTTAGTTGCAGGGGGCGGGACTATTGTCAACCGCGAAATCGGTTCTGGTAGTCGGATGCTTTTGGAACAAACACTCCAAAAAGAGCAGATACCGTTCGATGCTGTTCAGGGCTTTGACAATATACTTAAAAGTCATCAAGATGTTGCCCAAGCTGTGGGATTAGGAATTGCTGATGCTGGCATGAGTACGGCATCTGTAGCTACCGCTTTTGGGCTGGGATTTATTCCTTTACATCAGTCACGATATGATTTGGTGATTCTCAAAGAATATCTCGAAGTTGCACCAGTACAGCAGTTGCTCAGTACTTTGGGACATCGGATGGTTCACTCCCAATTTGAAATTCTCGGTGGTTATGATATCAGCAAAATTGGGGAAGTTGTAGCGACTGTTTAG
- a CDS encoding CHASE2 domain-containing protein → MISGLLEKLRVPLVKVQDSRETSKSKSWLQIILVTSVGVTAFIWGIRELKWLEPWELRVYDQMLRSHPAEARDRRILLVNITDDDLKREKWTLSDRTINQLLKKIESYQPRIVGLYLFQPENNNLAANLQNQDNIISTCLFSSLGRDEIPPPPNFPIDNVGFSDVVADNENDQILRRILLFANSTDQKCTTSFGFGALIAINYLEKQGIEYQFTKKGEFQLGKTLFPRLQPNSGGYKHLDADGYQILLNYHHPNSLADQVTLRDIISGRVNPNLIKDRLVIIGATAANLTPGGFYTPYSTLPDQPARMSALFIHAQIASQLISTVLDGRPLIWYWPDWVELIWMWGWSLVGSIIAWRWQNPLLLLVVAGTTLLGLVGICVGLFLQAGWIPLVPSALALVISSICVTAYTSYQNQRQTQVIILQVEKQQEAIAQLNLLLEDKTAVPDSYLDFPPPIDSPEVKSGDLLLSGRYKISQVLGAGGFGRTYLAQDTQRPGNPICVVKKLMPARQDTRFLQIARRLFNSEAEILQSLGKHHQIPELLAYFEDDQEFYLIQQYIEGHTLSEELPPVNNVQNELFVMEMFKQVLEVLEFVHQHRVIHRDIKPTNIIRCAQDNRLVLIDFGAVKLMQPQNSEQTELATVAIGTRGYAPPEQFAGHPRLCSDIYALGMIGIQAITGIPPQELHPNPETGNVMWRQTVQVSEELAAILDKMVCYHFSDRYQSAAAVLQDLKRM, encoded by the coding sequence GTGATTAGTGGACTATTAGAAAAACTCCGTGTTCCCCTTGTCAAAGTTCAAGATTCCCGTGAAACTTCCAAGAGCAAAAGCTGGTTGCAAATTATTTTAGTTACCAGTGTGGGAGTCACCGCCTTTATCTGGGGAATTCGGGAACTCAAATGGTTGGAGCCTTGGGAGTTAAGAGTTTATGACCAGATGTTGCGATCGCATCCAGCAGAAGCACGCGATCGGCGGATTTTGTTGGTAAATATCACTGATGACGATCTCAAACGGGAGAAATGGACTCTATCAGATCGGACAATCAATCAGCTATTAAAGAAAATAGAGTCTTATCAACCGCGAATTGTTGGTTTATATCTGTTCCAACCAGAAAATAATAATTTAGCAGCTAATCTGCAAAATCAAGATAATATCATCAGCACCTGTTTGTTTAGTAGCTTGGGTAGAGATGAAATCCCACCACCACCCAATTTTCCTATAGATAATGTTGGGTTTAGCGATGTGGTAGCTGACAATGAAAATGACCAAATTCTCCGCCGGATTTTGTTATTTGCTAATTCTACAGACCAGAAATGTACAACATCATTTGGATTTGGAGCGCTAATAGCAATTAATTATCTGGAAAAACAAGGCATTGAATACCAGTTTACAAAAAAAGGAGAATTTCAGTTAGGTAAAACTCTCTTTCCCCGCTTACAACCTAATTCTGGTGGCTATAAACATTTAGATGCAGATGGCTATCAAATATTATTAAATTACCATCACCCCAACAGCCTTGCCGACCAAGTAACTCTAAGAGATATTATTAGTGGTCGAGTCAACCCCAATTTAATTAAAGACCGTCTTGTAATTATTGGCGCTACTGCGGCTAATCTAACTCCGGGTGGATTTTATACACCCTACAGCACTCTACCAGATCAACCAGCCAGAATGTCTGCTCTGTTTATTCATGCACAGATAGCAAGCCAACTGATCAGTACAGTCTTGGATGGGCGACCTTTAATTTGGTATTGGCCCGACTGGGTAGAACTTATTTGGATGTGGGGCTGGTCGCTGGTAGGCAGCATCATAGCATGGCGGTGGCAAAACCCTTTGCTGTTGCTAGTAGTGGCAGGGACAACACTACTTGGTTTAGTAGGAATCTGCGTTGGTTTGTTTTTACAAGCCGGCTGGATACCATTAGTTCCCTCTGCTCTGGCTTTGGTGATTAGTAGTATTTGCGTGACTGCTTACACTAGCTACCAAAATCAGCGCCAAACTCAGGTAATTATTCTGCAAGTTGAAAAACAACAAGAAGCGATCGCCCAATTAAATCTACTCTTAGAAGATAAAACCGCAGTTCCCGACTCTTATCTTGATTTTCCTCCCCCAATTGATTCACCAGAAGTTAAATCAGGTGATTTGCTTTTGAGTGGACGCTACAAAATATCTCAAGTTCTTGGTGCTGGTGGATTTGGTCGCACTTATTTAGCACAAGATACTCAACGACCGGGTAATCCAATTTGTGTAGTTAAAAAGTTAATGCCCGCGCGTCAAGATACACGCTTTTTGCAAATTGCTCGCAGGTTGTTTAATAGTGAAGCTGAAATATTACAATCTTTGGGTAAACATCATCAGATTCCCGAACTACTTGCTTATTTTGAAGATGACCAAGAATTTTATTTAATTCAACAATATATCGAGGGACATACCCTCAGTGAAGAATTACCACCTGTAAACAATGTGCAGAACGAATTATTTGTGATGGAGATGTTCAAACAAGTTTTAGAAGTTCTCGAATTTGTTCACCAGCATCGAGTAATTCATCGTGATATCAAACCAACTAATATTATTAGATGCGCTCAAGATAATCGGTTGGTGTTGATTGACTTTGGTGCTGTCAAATTGATGCAACCACAAAATAGTGAGCAAACAGAATTAGCCACGGTAGCTATCGGGACGCGGGGTTATGCACCTCCAGAACAATTTGCCGGTCATCCCCGCTTATGCAGTGACATTTACGCTTTAGGAATGATTGGTATTCAAGCCATAACAGGGATACCACCGCAAGAACTCCACCCAAATCCAGAAACCGGGAATGTGATGTGGCGGCAAACGGTGCAAGTCAGTGAAGAATTAGCGGCAATTTTAGATAAAATGGTTTGCTATCATTTTAGCGATCGCTATCAATCAGCCGCCGCAGTTTTACAAGATTTGAAACGGATGTAA
- a CDS encoding aliphatic sulfonate ABC transporter substrate-binding protein, translated as MPALKGKFEFRKTQRITRRSLLFALGYCLMLSTTLSSCSEAKNNTQQSAASPESVISSSTTEKSSEKQVVRIVRSKQLSALAVLEKQGSLEKQLEPLGFKVQWAEFAAGPQQLEALNANGLDIASTAESPPIFSQAAGAPLVYLATTLPSGKAISLLVPINSPIKSVSDLKGKKVAFQKASIGHYLLVKALEDAGLKLSDVQSVFLPPADANAAFSQNKVDAWYIWEPFATRNEQNKIARVLADGGKLRDTGNFYSTSRQFYQAHPDVIKVFLDELQKAEIWTKDHPKEVAKLLAPVTKLDPPTLEIMHDKYDYGLVPITEKVIIKQQEVADKWYSLGLIPKKVNVRDGFLTPEEYAKITPSDVLANK; from the coding sequence ATGCCAGCTTTAAAAGGAAAGTTTGAATTTAGAAAAACCCAGAGAATAACACGTCGTTCTTTGTTATTTGCTCTAGGCTACTGCTTAATGCTATCGACAACCCTATCAAGTTGTAGCGAAGCCAAAAATAACACTCAGCAGTCGGCAGCCTCCCCTGAATCGGTAATTTCATCTAGCACTACAGAGAAATCATCTGAGAAGCAAGTAGTACGGATTGTCCGTTCAAAACAACTTTCCGCTTTAGCAGTTTTAGAAAAGCAGGGTTCCTTAGAAAAGCAATTAGAGCCTCTAGGTTTTAAAGTACAGTGGGCTGAGTTTGCGGCTGGGCCGCAACAGCTAGAAGCTCTGAATGCAAATGGATTGGATATTGCATCTACAGCCGAATCGCCTCCTATATTTTCACAAGCAGCAGGAGCGCCCCTTGTTTATCTAGCTACTACACTTCCTAGTGGTAAAGCTATTTCACTTTTAGTTCCTATCAATTCTCCGATTAAAAGTGTTAGCGATTTGAAGGGTAAAAAAGTAGCTTTTCAAAAAGCCTCTATTGGCCATTACCTATTAGTTAAAGCATTAGAAGATGCCGGGTTAAAACTGAGCGATGTCCAATCAGTTTTTTTACCACCAGCAGATGCAAATGCAGCATTTAGTCAGAACAAGGTGGATGCTTGGTATATTTGGGAGCCATTCGCTACCAGAAATGAACAAAATAAAATAGCTCGTGTTTTAGCAGATGGTGGTAAATTGCGAGATACTGGCAATTTTTACTCAACCTCACGCCAATTTTATCAGGCTCATCCTGATGTCATCAAAGTGTTTTTAGATGAGCTACAAAAAGCAGAAATCTGGACTAAGGATCATCCCAAAGAAGTAGCAAAACTTCTTGCTCCTGTAACTAAGTTAGATCCGCCGACTCTAGAAATAATGCATGATAAATATGACTACGGATTAGTACCAATTACCGAGAAAGTTATTATTAAGCAGCAGGAAGTTGCTGACAAGTGGTATAGCTTAGGACTTATCCCCAAAAAGGTGAATGTTAGAGACGGCTTTTTAACGCCTGAAGAGTACGCCAAAATTACTCCCTCAGATGTGTTAGCGAATAAGTAG
- a CDS encoding class I SAM-dependent methyltransferase, whose product MTQLKTLPTYDPSLFEGAAEVYAQYRTKYPPAVFDKLTEIFHLNGQGRLLDLGTGPGLISIALRTQFEEVVAIDPDPEMIAEAKRQAAAVGANNITWLEQGAELIDSSLGKFKLTTIGRAFHWMERELVLERLYELLTDDGGLALLQTGDNPWESNLPWKQAAVGVVKKWLGEERRTGQRGQGTRKPVDPPHEVVISNSAFARQENYEVPFEKFWTIDSYLGYLYTTAFSLKIFYGDNAPAFEKDLREALLAVEPSGHFTEELKATILVAWKH is encoded by the coding sequence ATGACTCAACTAAAAACACTTCCCACTTACGACCCAAGTTTATTTGAGGGAGCCGCAGAGGTCTACGCTCAGTATAGAACCAAATACCCACCTGCTGTATTCGATAAACTAACCGAAATATTTCATCTCAATGGTCAAGGACGACTCCTTGATTTAGGTACTGGCCCAGGATTAATTTCAATTGCTCTGCGAACACAATTTGAGGAAGTTGTGGCGATCGATCCCGATCCAGAAATGATTGCAGAAGCTAAACGGCAAGCCGCAGCAGTCGGAGCAAATAATATTACTTGGTTAGAACAAGGAGCCGAGTTAATAGACTCTAGTTTAGGGAAATTTAAGTTAACTACTATTGGTAGAGCCTTTCATTGGATGGAACGCGAACTAGTGCTTGAACGCCTTTATGAATTGCTTACTGACGATGGTGGATTAGCACTGCTTCAGACTGGTGACAATCCTTGGGAAAGCAATCTACCTTGGAAACAAGCTGCTGTTGGAGTAGTAAAGAAATGGTTAGGTGAAGAACGGCGGACTGGACAACGAGGACAAGGCACTCGTAAGCCAGTGGATCCTCCTCATGAAGTCGTTATTAGCAATTCAGCTTTTGCTCGTCAAGAAAACTATGAAGTGCCGTTTGAAAAATTTTGGACTATCGATAGCTATCTCGGCTATTTATACACAACAGCCTTCTCTCTCAAAATTTTCTATGGTGATAATGCCCCAGCATTTGAAAAGGATCTCAGAGAAGCGCTACTAGCAGTTGAGCCGTCTGGACATTTTACAGAAGAACTCAAAGCTACAATCCTAGTCGCTTGGAAGCATTAG
- a CDS encoding acyl-CoA dehydrogenase family protein — protein sequence MVLEITKPKDYIDLAASLSKELAQSAVERDAKAGVPEEEINKLRQSGLLPLIVPKQYGGISATWIDALKIVRKLSKADGSIGQLYGNHLNLTALGHVSGTSAQKEKYYRETAKNNLFWANAINTKDTRLKINPEGENFRVNGVKSFGTGISVADYRVFSALEDGVELPFIFIIPKDREGLVSNQDWDNIGQRRTDSGSYTFNNVLVEKDEILGPANPPDSAFSTFLGIIAQLTKTNVYLGITKGAFIAAREYTKTTTKPWITSGVDSATQDPYILHHYGDFWIEIQAAIALADQAAEKVQAAWEKDVELTHEERGEVAIAVSAAKALATRVGLDITNRIFEVTGTRATATKYGFDRYWRDLRTFTLHDPVDYKLRAIGDWVLNERLPVITQYS from the coding sequence ATGGTGCTAGAAATTACAAAACCAAAAGATTATATTGACCTAGCAGCTTCTCTATCCAAAGAACTTGCTCAATCAGCAGTTGAACGGGATGCTAAAGCTGGAGTTCCCGAAGAGGAAATTAATAAACTACGTCAAAGTGGACTGCTACCACTGATTGTACCTAAGCAATATGGTGGCATTAGTGCAACTTGGATTGATGCCTTAAAAATTGTTAGAAAACTATCAAAAGCAGATGGTTCAATTGGTCAATTATATGGTAATCATCTCAACTTGACAGCTTTGGGTCACGTTTCCGGCACATCAGCCCAAAAGGAAAAATATTATAGGGAAACTGCCAAGAATAACTTATTTTGGGCAAACGCCATCAATACAAAAGACACTAGGCTGAAAATTAATCCAGAAGGTGAGAACTTTCGGGTAAATGGTGTTAAAAGCTTTGGTACAGGTATTTCTGTTGCAGATTATCGGGTATTTTCCGCTTTAGAAGATGGTGTGGAATTGCCCTTCATATTCATAATTCCCAAAGATAGGGAAGGGTTAGTTTCTAATCAAGATTGGGATAATATTGGGCAACGTCGTACTGATAGTGGTAGTTATACATTTAACAATGTTTTAGTAGAAAAAGATGAGATTTTAGGGCCAGCAAATCCACCTGATAGTGCCTTCTCAACTTTTCTTGGTATTATTGCCCAGCTAACAAAAACTAACGTTTATCTGGGAATTACTAAAGGAGCCTTTATTGCTGCTCGTGAGTACACTAAAACTACTACTAAACCGTGGATTACATCAGGGGTAGATAGTGCGACTCAAGACCCATATATTCTGCATCATTACGGGGACTTTTGGATTGAAATTCAAGCTGCGATCGCTCTAGCTGACCAAGCAGCCGAGAAGGTGCAAGCAGCCTGGGAAAAAGATGTAGAACTTACTCATGAAGAGAGGGGAGAAGTTGCGATCGCAGTTTCCGCAGCCAAGGCATTAGCTACCCGTGTAGGTCTAGATATTACCAACCGCATCTTTGAAGTGACGGGAACCCGCGCTACAGCAACCAAATACGGATTTGACCGTTACTGGCGGGATTTACGAACCTTTACCCTCCACGATCCTGTGGACTACAAATTGCGTGCGATCGGCGATTGGGTACTCAATGAGCGGCTACCTGTCATCACCCAATATTCTTAG
- a CDS encoding ABC transporter substrate-binding protein, with protein sequence MSSTRLSTSVACVLLLLTTGCSQGETKSAQSIEAVNVNNAVAANNISTLRIGYVGNSEPTGALGWAKKKGILERELQKAGFQNITFARFPNGPDLNEALVAGQLDVGSLGDTPAIVLRARGQETRLLRISQFNTTAWLVAKKNGPRSLAELKGQKIATQKGSYMHRYLLGLLAEAKIAKDVKVVHLMTTEAKTALERGDIAAYATSSELGPFLKSQGFPVIDSSANHQGLSGTSLVVATESFLAKQPDFPQKFNAILTEAAKDLKANSEEYYQYHAQITKYPIDIIKVSFPLKQVSEEPLPEEGVKLLEGTKKFLVLQGLAKSDFKLTDWAVKK encoded by the coding sequence ATGTCTAGTACGAGATTATCAACTTCAGTGGCTTGTGTCTTACTGCTACTAACTACAGGATGTAGCCAAGGCGAAACTAAATCTGCTCAATCCATTGAGGCTGTTAATGTTAATAACGCTGTCGCTGCAAATAATATTTCTACCCTACGAATAGGTTATGTAGGTAATTCAGAACCTACAGGGGCGCTTGGTTGGGCAAAGAAAAAGGGAATATTAGAGCGGGAGTTGCAAAAAGCGGGATTTCAAAACATTACTTTTGCAAGATTTCCTAATGGGCCGGATCTAAATGAGGCGCTTGTTGCCGGACAATTAGATGTTGGTTCTTTAGGCGATACACCAGCCATAGTTTTGAGAGCAAGGGGTCAGGAAACCCGGCTGTTAAGGATTAGCCAATTTAATACAACTGCCTGGTTAGTGGCGAAAAAGAATGGCCCGCGATCGCTTGCTGAACTTAAGGGTCAAAAAATAGCTACTCAAAAAGGCTCTTATATGCATCGATACTTGCTGGGTCTGTTAGCTGAAGCTAAAATTGCCAAGGATGTAAAAGTTGTTCATTTGATGACTACTGAGGCAAAAACGGCTTTAGAGCGTGGTGATATAGCTGCTTATGCAACTTCAAGCGAGCTTGGGCCTTTTTTGAAATCACAAGGGTTTCCGGTGATTGATTCTTCTGCGAATCATCAGGGTTTATCAGGGACATCATTAGTTGTCGCAACTGAAAGTTTTCTGGCGAAACAGCCTGATTTTCCCCAGAAATTTAATGCAATTCTGACAGAAGCAGCGAAGGATTTAAAAGCTAATTCTGAAGAATATTATCAGTATCATGCTCAAATTACTAAATATCCTATCGATATTATTAAAGTATCGTTTCCACTCAAACAGGTTTCGGAAGAACCTTTGCCAGAGGAGGGTGTGAAACTTTTAGAGGGGACGAAGAAGTTTTTAGTTTTGCAGGGGTTAGCAAAGTCAGATTTTAAATTGACAGATTGGGCTGTTAAAAAATAG
- a CDS encoding ferredoxin family protein, translating to MIELVSESRCIKCNICVNICPTNVFDRVPDAPPTIARQSDCQTCYMCELYCPVDALYVAPESDVTTSVNEAELAEVGLLGSYREKIGWGHKRTSTAKTDQTFQILKQMK from the coding sequence GTGATTGAGTTGGTCAGCGAATCGCGGTGCATAAAATGTAATATCTGCGTGAATATTTGTCCAACCAATGTATTTGACAGAGTGCCTGATGCGCCACCAACCATTGCTCGACAGAGTGACTGCCAAACCTGTTATATGTGCGAATTGTATTGTCCAGTTGATGCTCTTTATGTAGCACCAGAAAGCGATGTGACGACTTCAGTCAACGAGGCGGAATTGGCAGAAGTGGGGCTACTGGGTAGTTATCGAGAAAAAATCGGTTGGGGACATAAGCGCACTTCAACAGCCAAAACGGATCAAACATTTCAAATTTTGAAGCAGATGAAATAG
- a CDS encoding FAD-binding protein translates to MLKTLTTDFELDLEADVLVIGGGPAGTWAAWSAASSGARVVLVDKGYCGTTGCAAASGNGVWYVPPDPEARETAKASRESLGGFLSDRSWMDRVLDQTYANVNQLAEWGYPFPTDDEGKPYRRSLQGPEYMRLMRRQIQRAGVKILDNSPALELLVDDDGAVAGATGVNRQTGEKWIVRSQSTIIATGGCAFLSKALGCNVLTGDGYLMAAEAGAEMSGMEFSNAYGISPAFSSVTKTLFYNWATFTYEDGTVIPGASSHRRSVIAETLLQQPVYAIIDKAAESMRASMRLAQPNFFLPFDRAGIDPFTQRFPVTLRLEGTVRGTGGIRIVDESCSSSVRGLYAAGDAATRELICGGFTGGGSHNAAWAISSGYWSGKSAAEYSRSLGEYKTQRQVKGVGEVGLHSGSDRSQTLATDEIIQAVQAEVFPYEKNYFRTEQGLTESLGKLNHLWQELRSSRVKSDNELIRAREAAAMVATARWMYSSAIERKETRGMHKHQDYPELDANQQHHLISGGLDRVWVKTQPLLKSKIQNPKSKIGVAV, encoded by the coding sequence ATGCTGAAGACGTTAACAACCGATTTTGAACTCGACTTAGAAGCAGATGTGCTTGTGATTGGAGGTGGGCCAGCTGGAACTTGGGCAGCTTGGAGTGCTGCATCAAGTGGAGCTAGAGTTGTCCTCGTAGACAAAGGATATTGTGGTACGACTGGATGTGCTGCGGCATCTGGTAATGGTGTGTGGTATGTACCACCCGATCCAGAAGCACGAGAAACTGCAAAGGCGAGTCGGGAATCATTGGGTGGGTTTTTATCCGATCGCAGTTGGATGGATCGGGTACTCGATCAGACCTATGCAAACGTCAATCAGTTAGCAGAGTGGGGTTATCCCTTCCCTACCGACGATGAAGGCAAACCCTATCGGCGATCGCTCCAAGGGCCAGAGTACATGCGCCTGATGCGGCGGCAAATTCAACGCGCTGGAGTCAAGATTTTAGACAACAGCCCCGCCTTAGAACTACTGGTAGATGACGATGGTGCTGTTGCTGGTGCAACAGGTGTGAATCGTCAGACTGGTGAGAAATGGATAGTGCGATCGCAATCTACAATTATCGCCACAGGCGGCTGTGCGTTTCTCAGCAAAGCGTTAGGATGCAACGTCTTAACAGGGGATGGTTATTTAATGGCGGCAGAAGCAGGAGCCGAGATGTCTGGTATGGAATTTTCTAATGCTTACGGCATCTCCCCCGCCTTTTCTTCAGTTACCAAAACCCTGTTTTATAATTGGGCAACTTTCACCTACGAAGACGGTACTGTAATTCCGGGGGCAAGTTCTCATAGACGGTCAGTAATTGCCGAGACATTACTACAACAGCCAGTTTACGCCATCATAGACAAAGCAGCGGAATCAATGCGGGCATCTATGCGTCTAGCACAGCCCAACTTCTTTTTACCCTTTGACCGTGCAGGTATCGATCCATTTACTCAACGTTTTCCGGTGACTCTGCGCCTAGAAGGAACTGTGCGCGGCACGGGAGGAATTCGGATTGTAGATGAGAGTTGTAGTAGTTCTGTGCGGGGACTCTATGCGGCTGGAGATGCTGCTACACGTGAACTGATTTGTGGTGGATTTACGGGCGGTGGTAGTCACAACGCAGCTTGGGCAATCTCTTCTGGCTATTGGTCGGGGAAATCGGCTGCTGAATATAGCCGTAGTTTGGGAGAATACAAAACTCAACGACAAGTTAAGGGTGTTGGGGAGGTAGGATTACATAGTGGGAGCGATCGCTCTCAAACTTTGGCAACTGATGAAATTATTCAAGCAGTTCAAGCTGAAGTATTTCCTTATGAAAAGAATTATTTCCGTACAGAACAAGGCTTAACCGAGTCTTTGGGTAAGCTAAATCATCTTTGGCAAGAACTTCGCAGTAGTCGGGTAAAATCAGACAATGAGCTAATCCGGGCGCGAGAAGCTGCGGCGATGGTAGCCACAGCACGATGGATGTACAGCAGTGCCATTGAACGGAAAGAAACTCGTGGTATGCACAAACATCAAGATTATCCCGAACTTGATGCTAATCAGCAACATCACCTCATTAGTGGCGGATTAGATCGAGTCTGGGTGAAGACTCAGCCGCTACTTAAATCCAAAATCCAAAATCCAAAATCTAAAATAGGGGTGGCAGTGTGA
- the ssuD gene encoding FMNH2-dependent alkanesulfonate monooxygenase, whose product MQILWFIPTGSHDGRYLGTDIGSRVATPDYLQQIAQAVDNLGYTGALLPTGNSCEDAWITAAAFISVTKQMKFLVAIRPGITSPGAAARMAATFDRISKGRLLINVVTGGDPVQLAGDGLHLGHDDRYDLTDEFLTVWRGMVSGETVDFKGNYLDIKGGKLLFPPVQKPYPPLWFGGSSAAAKRVAAKHIDVYLTWGEPPQQVAQKIAEVKRLAAEQGRTVRFGIRLHVIVRETESAAWDAANELIKYVDDDAIAKAQESLANSDSEGQRRMSQLHSGSRKALEISPNLWTGIGLVRGGAGTALVGDPDTVAARMLEYHNLGIETFVFSGYPHLEEAYRTAELLFPRLPLQSETTPLTPPVLSTISEIVATEKFAKHLTSAS is encoded by the coding sequence ATGCAAATTCTCTGGTTTATTCCTACTGGATCTCATGACGGACGGTATTTAGGCACAGATATTGGCTCTCGTGTTGCCACACCTGATTATTTGCAGCAAATTGCTCAAGCTGTGGATAATTTAGGTTACACGGGCGCATTGTTACCCACAGGTAATTCTTGTGAGGATGCTTGGATAACTGCTGCCGCTTTCATATCTGTCACCAAGCAGATGAAATTTCTTGTGGCAATTCGCCCAGGAATTACTTCTCCAGGTGCTGCGGCTAGGATGGCAGCAACATTTGACCGGATTTCTAAAGGAAGATTATTGATTAATGTAGTGACAGGTGGAGATCCGGTGCAACTAGCTGGGGATGGTTTACATCTTGGTCATGACGATCGCTATGATTTAACCGATGAATTTCTCACAGTTTGGCGGGGTATGGTCAGTGGGGAAACAGTGGATTTCAAAGGAAATTACCTAGATATCAAAGGTGGTAAGCTTTTATTCCCACCAGTACAAAAACCCTATCCACCCTTATGGTTTGGTGGTTCATCTGCTGCTGCGAAGCGGGTTGCTGCTAAACATATAGATGTTTACCTGACTTGGGGTGAACCTCCACAACAAGTTGCCCAAAAGATTGCTGAAGTTAAGCGACTAGCGGCTGAACAAGGTAGAACAGTCCGCTTTGGGATTCGCTTGCATGTAATTGTGCGAGAAACCGAGTCTGCGGCTTGGGATGCTGCCAATGAGCTAATTAAGTATGTTGATGACGATGCGATCGCAAAAGCTCAAGAGAGCTTGGCTAATTCTGATTCTGAAGGACAGCGGCGGATGAGTCAACTACATAGTGGTAGTCGAAAAGCCTTAGAGATTAGCCCCAACCTCTGGACAGGAATTGGTTTGGTGCGGGGTGGTGCTGGTACGGCCCTTGTTGGAGATCCTGACACTGTTGCCGCGAGGATGCTGGAATATCACAATTTGGGGATAGAAACTTTCGTATTCTCTGGATATCCCCATTTAGAAGAAGCATATCGCACCGCCGAATTATTATTTCCCCGCCTACCTTTACAGAGCGAAACTACACCACTAACGCCACCAGTATTGAGTACTATTAGCGAAATCGTTGCCACTGAAAAATTTGCTAAACACCTAACAAGTGCTTCATGA